GGCCTCGTGGGCACCGATATGTAGGCCTTAGCGAGGCGCCGGAGCGAGGCCAGGGTCTCCGCTATCTCCTCCAGCTCGCCGCCGTAGGCTATGCCGTTGACAAGCATTGTCTCCGAGATGTGTGTGCCCCCTGTACTCCTCGGAGAAGACGCGTATGCCCTGGATGACCGTGTCTAGCCGGAGGCGGGGATGCGGCCTGTTTACACGCCTCCACGTCTCCTCCCTTGCCGCGTCCGGCTTGACCGAGACGAGGTCAGCCTCCTGGAGGTCGCGGCGTACATCCTCCCTCCAGAGTAGCGAGCCGTTACTGAGCACTGCTACGCGCGCGCCTAGCGCCCGGAGCCCCTCGACGAGCCTCCCTAGGTTGGCGTCGAGGGTGGGCTCGCCGTCCGGGACCACTGTTACATAGTCTACGTGTTCGCCGACCGCGTCTAGCTCTTCTAGCCGTCTCGCTGCCTCGCCGACTACCTCGTCTGCTTGTAGAAGGTTCTCCGCTCTATGCTCGTGCCCGATCCTCTGCCGGCTTGACAATAGGCGCAGTTGTAGCTACACAGCTTCCCGGGTATGTTGTCTACCCCGAGGCTTCTGCCCAGCCTCCTAGAAGGTATAGGGCCGAAGACGTAGCGGTAGCTAGCCGTCTCACTCCACCAGCCGCGGAGCAGCAGGGGGCCCGGGGGGTCTAGGCTCCAGCGGCGTCTATGCCGGGCGACCGTGGCACCATAGGCCATAGCGTACTGGGCGCCACGTCCCCGGGGGGCTGGTGCTCTTTAACCCTCCCGTAGCTCTAGAGGCCCACGTCTACCAGGGCTAGGGACCGTGGAGCAGCAGGACCGCCTCATAATCCTTGTAGCTGGTATGCCCGGCAGCGGTAAGAGCATGCTCTCCAGCGTCGCCCGGGAGATGGGTATCCCGGTCTACGTGATGGGTGACGTGATCCGGGAGGAGGCCAGGCGCCGGGGCCTGGAGCCGACACCGTCCAACCTCAACATGGTTGCGCGGCTCCTCCGCGAGGAGTACGGCCCAGCCGTTGTCGCAGAGCGGGTAGCCGAGAAGCTGGCGCGCGACACCAGCCGCGTGGTCCTCGTTGACGGTGTGAGGAGCCTTGTGGAGATCGAGGTCTTCCAGAGACTCGGCCGGGTAGTGATAGTCGCTGTGCACGCGTCGCCCCGGACCCGGTTCGAGAGGCTCCGCCGGAGAGGTAGGCCCGGCGACCCGGTGAGCTGGGAGGAGTTCCGGCAGCGCGACATGACCGAGCTCGGCTTCAGCCTCGGCAGCGTGATAGCCCTCGCAGACTACATGCTGGTCAACGAGGGCACCGCCGACGAGTTCCGGGAGAACGCCAGGAGGCTCCTAGAGAGGCTCATAGCGGGCAGGGGCTAGAGCCCCGCAGCCCCTCCCGTTTAGGCCGTGGACCCACGATACCGCGCCGGGGAAATACGGTACACCAGATGTATGCGTTACGTATAGATGTGTA
The window above is part of the Pyrodictium abyssi genome. Proteins encoded here:
- a CDS encoding radical SAM protein, whose protein sequence is MSSRQRIGHEHRAENLLQADEVVGEAARRLEELDAVGEHVDYVTVVPDGEPTLDANLGRLVEGLRALGARVAVLSNGSLLWREDVRRDLQEADLVSVKPDAAREETWRRVNRPHPRLRLDTVIQGIRVFSEEYRGHTHLGDNACQRHSLRRRAGGDSGDPGLAPAPR
- a CDS encoding AAA family ATPase, yielding MEQQDRLIILVAGMPGSGKSMLSSVAREMGIPVYVMGDVIREEARRRGLEPTPSNLNMVARLLREEYGPAVVAERVAEKLARDTSRVVLVDGVRSLVEIEVFQRLGRVVIVAVHASPRTRFERLRRRGRPGDPVSWEEFRQRDMTELGFSLGSVIALADYMLVNEGTADEFRENARRLLERLIAGRG